tctgctctgatttttcctAATCTGTCTCCTTTACTGAGACCCAAAACAGGAACTCTTGAGCTGAAAAAAATTCTCCAGTTAAGGGCAGGGATAACGTGCCTGGCTCACAGCTCTTGATTCTCATGTTCCTATTTTCCCAATCATCACCACATGATGTGTTTGGGTTATGGTACAAAGGTAGCAAGCACTGCAATTGGAAAGAATTGTGAAATGAATTGGGAAAAgtgctttctctgtttttatataaGGCTTGTTCAAAGCAGCTTTCTGGAATGGTTGGTGATGCCTGTTTCCCTAGCGGTCATGTGGtcctgcagattttttttttcccttctaagTTACCACCAAACCCAAAGAGCCATCACTATTCTAAGAATGTCCTGGCATCATTTAAGAGCCATCAACTTACTTTAGCACCTCTGTTTTTCAACTAGACTGCTTTTTCAATTTAGTTTTTGAGATCCTTCTATTTTTATGGAAGTTTGTTTGGTATTAGAGGATAAGCAAAGATGAAGGGCTTACCTTAACATTGCTTATaaatttagaagagaaaataagttCTCAAATACTATAAAGATGTTATTACATTATAGGTCTTTATAGAGAGAAAcaaaatgctaagggaattcaggAGCAGGAGACTGACCCACTAATATGAACAGAAAGGTTTCTGTATTTTagcctgaaagtgatggggaaggATTTTATGCAGAGTGCCTTTCAGAGAGATCATTCTATACagtgtgggggatgggggaagcAGTATGCATAAGCAGACATAAGAACAGAAAAAGGGAGGTTATTGTAATAATCTAGCTAAGAAATGACGGCACCTTGAAGCAATGGGCCTGAAAAGTTTAAGAGACACTAAGGAAGAAGAGCTGTCAGTTTTGTTAAATAGGAGAATGTGGTGGATAAAGGACTGGGAGAAGAAGGGGATCTAAATCAAGCCCTGAGGATACCTAACATTGTATAGTGAAATAAAATGGTTGGATAAAAGAGAAAAGCCTGTAAGGTATAAGGTTATATAAACCTCGGAAAGAGTAGTTCAAGAAAAGAGGGAGTGGTCAACTATACCAAATGCTACTGGCAGCAACTAAGTAGGCAGTGACACAATTTCCCAACAAAGAGAatagaaaaggagaaacaaagttttggataaaaatgattaattttaggtACTGACTCATTCAGTAAATAGCTGAGCACTTAGTATGTACAAGGGATTATGCCAGACCTTGAtgaaacataaaaacacaaagtCCCCAGCCCTTTAGGAGTTTACAGTTTGGGAGAGGgatggaaaataaaactattataattTAATACGGTAAAGAGCAGTTATAGATGTAAGTGCAAAGTACAATGGAAGGATGGAGAAGGAACACTTCAGATTGCCAGCAAGATTCAGAGAAGGCAGGTTCTTAAAGGTGGTATAGAGGTTGGGCAACAAAAGAGATGTGGGGAGGGAAGTCCAGACAAGAAAAGGTATGTACAGAGGCATGAGATACAATGGCCTATGTGCATCATGAAAAGTGGTTAAACCCTGCTGGAATGTGAAGTGCAGTGGGTAGTGACACTTCAGAAATGATTCTTGAGAAGGGGAGATGGAAGAAAGATTATAAAAAGCCTTCTATACAATATGAATGAATTCTGATTCAATAATGAGGGAGACTGGGAACTGCTTGATGACTGAATTGGCCTTCTGAAATAACTCTCTGGCAGTAGTGGGTGGGCAGGAGCAGCTAAGAAGGAGGGCAGGGATATCAGTGAGGGGGCAACTGCAGTGGGCTAGGCTGGAAGTCAGGTGTTTGATCTTGGGAGgggataaataagaaaaaaactggtAAGATCTGTAAAATCAATAGGACTAGGGGAATGAAGGAAATAGTAAAAatgatagctaccatttatttagaaattacaATATGTTGGAAACTGCTATAGGCTTTATATGTGTTTTTTATGGAAATCTGAAAACAGCACTATAGAGTAGGTATAATTCATCAAGACAGGGAATACAGGAAAAGGAGGAGATTTTTAGGGGAGGGGGGCTGTACAAATGCAAAAGCAAGGAGAAAACAGGTTATATTTTTAGCCATCTGTGGAACAAGTAGATGGAAATGCCTGGCTGGCTGGATATAAATCTCTCAGACTCAGAAAAAAGTCTGAGATGGAAAAGTCACAAGCATAAAGCTATGGTAAACAGAATAACACCAAGAGAATAGAGAAAGTATGTTATGTAAAGAAAGCTCAAGAGGGGTCACAGGAAGAGGATGCCCCTCCCCCTCAAAAACTTAGAAACAATGGTCACAAAAGTGGTGAATCGTTGCAAGAGTATGGTGTTTAGGAAACGAAGAGATTTTGAAAAGGGGAACACAGATTCCTATGAAACATCGACAtctaaaggaggaaaaaagtctATGAAGAAGAGCTCAGAGAGGTAGCATCAGGGCCAAGAAAGAGTGATGTTACAAAGGTCAAGGGAGTTTCCAGGAAGGAATGCTCGATACAGTATGATATGATAGTAAATGTTCATGACCTTTTTAAGAGTACTTACTGAGAAGTGGGGCAGGAAGTCTACAGATTTAAGTGACAGTAGGAATTGAGGAATGGATGGTGTTTAAGTACAAACATGTCTGGACAACTTGTCCAAGATTCTTAGATGTGAAAGGAAGGTGATAAAGCCATATCCAGACATCTTACAATAGagggaagatttttcttttttagatgaatGATGCTTAGACATGTTCTTAAGCCAAAAGGAAAGAGCCAATAGACAGAAGGAATAACTGTTGAGGGGGAAGCCAGGGCCTAGAGGGGAGGTATGcttaggagaagaggaaggacacCTTTTCCTCTGAGAGAAATGTATGCTGCCATACAGATAAGCTTCTAGATATCAAATGAGACCTTCAGGCAGTTTTCTGCCTCTGTCCCCTTTTTCTTCTGTGGATTAGGAAGGAAAGTCCTCTGCTGAATGTGAGGTAGTATTTGATGGGTACTGAAACAAAAAGGCAAACAGCTGAACTGACACAGGACTGGGGTTTGCAGCATACTCGGAGAGGGAGATAAGGCAGTAAGGCACTTACGAATAGAGTCTAGGCAAGCTAGGTGGGAAGAGAAACTAAAAGAGTGAGCTGATGagatacaggaaaaaaatataggGACCAAGGGAATAAAAACAATTATGTGATCAAAGACGTGTTCACATCCAGGGAGTCAGAATGAAGAATcagagttggaaagaaaaaaagttgagatCACAgatcagagacagagagatgttGAGTTGAAGATTTTAATAGTGCAAGAGTTATGGCGACTGGCAGGGACCCAGATGGGGACATGGGAGTTGTAACTAAGGTGAACTTGATTGTTGTCACAGAAATGTGAGATGAGTATTTGACAAGCCAGCTGCATGAACCCTGAATTCATCCACGACTATACTATCTGTACTGTAGTATTTGATACATTTCCATCTATATGTGTAAATTAAGCAATTTCTTAGATCAGAAGTAATCTAATCTATGAATCTACTAATTTAATCTACATTAAAAATTCTATGCAGTGGTTTTTATGTCAAAATGAACTCATGAAAAGGATTATCAGTGACTCAATAGCTAAAACATAGGACCTCTTTCAAAACAATTACTTTTTTTGTCCTTAAAAATAGAACAGTAGTGTTAGAAAATATTAAAGCTCAGAAGAGGAAATAATTTTCTCCAAGATAACACACTCAATAGCATGAGTGGTTTAGATCCCACATTTCCTAATTCCTAATGCCAAACGCTTTCCATGATATGTCACCTTTCAGTAAGAGGACAGTCTTAGAAGTTCCACagatcacaaaagaaaatattttaccgTTTCAGCCATTTTCTCAGCTGGGGTGCTGCAGAATTCAACTGTTGATGGAATCTTTTTTTGATTGTTAATGCCAACATTTCCCAGAAGATGAGAATTTACTGCCTTTGCCAACTTGTGATTTGTTAATGCTAGCTCTGCTGTGCTGTGGGGTTGTACACTAGGGGAGTAAGTTTGCTCTCTTCCCCATTGCAAGGAGACTAAGAGCTCTTCCAATAATCTGCATAGAACACACATGAACACTGGACATTAGTAAGAgagcaaaatgtaaaaattaataataggtaataaaaatatttctgaaattataTAACATCTTTCTCTGATCCTTTTTTCTCTCAGAGTTCCATAAATTCGGATGTCTTAGTCAAGTAAGTTAGAATACAGAAAGCATATGTTAATCTACAAGGTTGTTGTCTGAAAATCATTTAACAAATAGTACTTTTCTTCGTTCTCACTTTTTAGTATAGGAACTACTTACATAATTTATGCAACTATGGGGATATTCATacggtttttcttttttggtgagtTACATTAATTGATTCTTGAATGCTAAACCAATCTACAGTTCCTGGGATTCACTTTACTTGGTCATAACGTATAAAACTTTTTCtgtattgttggatttgattcACTGAAAttctgttaaggatttttgcatttatgttcattagAGATATTAGTTGGTGGTTTTTGGCTAATGGTTCTGGTTCTGGTATCAAGACAATGCTGGCCTCGTGAAATGAGTTGGAAattgtttccttctcttctgttttctagaataatttttgtaaatttggtTTTATGTCTTCCTTAGATGTTTACTAGCATTCATCAGTGAATCCATCTAGACCTGGAATTTCCTttactggaaaatatttaaattttaactatAAATTATATTTGCTTTAATAGGTTAGGGCTATTCAGGTTACCTATTTGTTCTTGAGTAACCTTTGGTAGTTTGTCTTTCATGgagtttgtccatttcatctaaattacTGAATTTATTGACATGGATTTGTTCATAACAtttctgtattatcttttttatgtgtATAGAGTCTATATTGTACCCCCTCTTCATTCCTGATACTGGTAATgtatatcttctctttttttcctgattaaaCTGGTTAGACGTTTCTTGTGTTTTAATTCTTCTAATTTCCCCTATAATTTGCTCTTTGACACTTACTGATTCTATCTATAATAAATCAactatataaaaatgcaaaaggcTTTTAAGGAAGACCATCAATTTTGATAGTTCTGGAGTATATGGACATGAAAACAAGCTCTAATACTGTAGGAAGTCTTCAAAAAGACCTCTTTCCACAGGAGAGACAGGTACACTCCTTGGCTTCTACCAAAAACTGTACGACTACAACCATAACCAGCAATTGCTTTTAAATCCAGAGAATCCTTCTACTACAGATATAACTAATTATTTCCCCAATTAAGAATGTGAAAAGCAggccttctattttttttagtcCTCTTCCCTCCCAGAGcatctattttaaaatgctactaAAAGTATATGCTCAGTAAGTTATCAAATGTAGACacacccaaaacaaaaacaaacaaacaaaaaaacaaaactacaatacAATAACTTAATTTGCAGGAGAAAGCAGAAGAGTTCAGAATGTAAACAAGTGCCATACTTCTGGGTAGCTATCATTTCTTGACGAAACTGTTCCCGTTCACTTAGGAGATCTTGTATAGCCCCGTGTGCATCACGGTTTTGACGCTGTAAAACTGCTCTTGAGTTGGTTAACTCATCTGCCATTACCCTGAAAAAGATTAAAATCTTACATATAAATTTGCTGACAATAATACAGTGTAAAAAATTGAATATACTACTTTGTGACTGTCACTTTCAGAAGCTAACAAAGATTTAACATAGTATAGTTACTTCACAGTTTTTAAACTTTGGctaaagaacattaaaaatgtttatgagcTTAGAGTTCATTAAAGGGATTcagttaaaatattcatttagacAATGACAAATGCAAAATTTATTCAACTTTCCTATATAATGACTTTTGGAGTACATCTCAATCATACTCTAGATTGaccaaaatttgaaagaaaaaattattaaatgtttttaaatacagaaaaacttAAAGAGGCAAACAAAACTAAATTATCTTCTTACCACTCAATTACCTTTGCcctcagaaaaatattaatacaaaaagaCTTAAATAAAGTCTTTCCTCATGCCCAGCATCCCTATCCTTCTTTTATATGCAGTCAACAGTTTTTttacacttctcaaaaaaaatttatgtatatttcaacatatacatatgtgttaaaaataaatttatccactttatttacaaaaacagataccGAATACAAACTTTTCTAAATCttagtttttcatttaataatttatctTAGAGACTTATCCATATTAGCACATATACAGCTACCTCATTcccttttttcaaaaattagcttcatgttttctactgattggatacacaaaatattatttaacctGTTTTCTATTGATGGAATTGAAGCAAAATGTTCAAGTACAGTTAATTggctgaaaaatttaaaattaaaatttaagtctGAGACTGCAGTTACTACCAAATTcctcaaaatgaaaacaattttgacATTAGAAGATTACatcaattaaaataacaataaagtcatatttaatttttatttaaaaatttaatgaaatgttacTATTGGTGTTGATCAGGATGTTAAGAAGTTGCATATTGCAATAATTTGTATAATATATGCATGATTTGCCTCTTAAAATGTTCAATAAGAATTAACTCAATTAACTTTCATTCTAAGTGAACAAATAGTTCATTTTTCCAAATAGCATAATGAACTAGCACAATTAGGAGATAAATAAAAGACTGTTAAGAGAGTGAACTACTACTACAAAGTGTCAGAGATAGTAAGACATGAAAAAACATTTTCCTAAAAATGTATTCATCACAATCAATGGTTCTTCAAATACAACCTGTAAACCTTTGGTTGTTTTGTGAGAAATCTCCAGATGATTCAATTTAAACCAACAGTTATTAAACATACTCTATAAGTATTTTGCTAAGTTCCAGAAATACACAGATGGATAACATCCAGATCTTGTTATCTGGTAACTATAAGTTGAGGCAGCGAGGGGGATAAACAGACAAAGAATCATACTATATAGCAGAGTTTCCCAACCACCAGTGTGTCGAGAGGCCTGGATGAGGACCCCAGGGTTTTTGCTGCCATATGAGAGTAGCCTCATCCAGTATGTCgtaaaaatgttataattttctatttgggCATAGAGAGAAAAAGGTTGGGAAGCTTTATTATATAGTTAAAAGAACTATGAGAAAAGAGCATTTAGAATGAATAATATTATCTTGGGGAGTCCAAATAtttgaatggggaaaaataatttagtttGACTTTTTGTGATTTTAATGTTTACTAGATGTCTGAGTTTACAGTTTTGTTTCGGTCTTAAACATTGTATTTTTACTATACAGtaaactagaactcaggaataAGGGATGATCCTTATATCACTTCTTCATTTAGGGAGACTGTGTGACTATCCAGAGGAGACAGAGTCCACATCTTAAATGAAGTACTTTGATGACCTTAGTCAGAAATTTTCACACTACAGTCTACTTTCTTGTGTTATAGATCAAAAACCTGATGGAGCAAAAACTAGGAAATGAAATACTATTTGCTGTAGAAAATACCTGCTTGCAAGGAATTTACTTCGCCATACATCACACTGTATTGACATACGTTCTAACTGTTCAGAAAGCTGAGCTGTGTTTCGACCTAGGgcttcattttctaaaataagcTGATTTTTCTCACGGGCTAGACGTTCAAAGTGATACTGAAGATCATCCCCAACAGAAGCCACCAGTAACTTTTTTAACTCACGATTTACCTAGAAGAGAACGTAATCAATACAACAAGCTCAAAGTAATATCACTAACTTTAAtgtaacaaaattaacaaaaagggACTGTGTTTCTGTGTAATTTTGGACCTCCGTGACTTAAAGTTTCtatcaaaaagtaaaattaaatatttaagttcTACACGATATACAAACCATCTCTCTCTACATCTATATCCACAGTCCATGTGGTAATAAACTGAACCTCTTGTAATAagagtaaaaataattatgaaaataacaAATTGCTTCCAGTCAacacttaaaggaaaaaaattaaaacaaaaccaaaaaaattaaaataaaaccaatacaTTTTGATAAAAAATATGACAGAGaatgtttaatgttttttattaaacatttataagTTACTCTATTGCATCCTaagaatttacttttaaaaaataaagcaaagtaagTAATCCAGTATGTTTCTAAGTATGTTCTTTACATCATTATTGAAAAgggcaaaaaattaaaacagatatcCAATAACAGGTATTGGTATATGGTATAGCTATTGAAGAACACTGTTGCTATTAATAATGACACTGTAATAGAATATTCTGTGACATGGCAGAACATTAATAACTGAAAAAAGTGGGTTGTGACACTAAATGAACTCAATGTATATGGTTATGCACGTATAGCTGGATGAAATGATTCAGGTGGCTctattttcattgtgtttttctgtattttctaaaatttttacacAGAAATTTGTGCTACATTTTGTAACGAgaaattagttatttaaaaatatatttgtataaaaaccACTAACCATGGTCTCACTTATGAAGACTTGTATCTAGCCGAAAGATGCATGGTCTAATAGAGAAACAAGGGAAGGGGCAAGGTAATTTTTACTAAGATGCAAAGATCAAAGCAACACACTTAAGGGctacagatttttttcatttacaatGAAGACACAGTAAGTTATACCACCATTCTCTTTATTCCAAGTATCCCGTATACACAGGCAAAAATACTTGGAATTTACGGATCCTTAAAACAAGGACTGCTGGTCAATTACTATGCCTGATTTGGTCAATCTTTGGTCTGGCAGTTTATAATTGTAACCTACTTTTACAACTTATTGGTGGTCTTGTCCAAAGCACCTCACACCTCCATCTTCAATGAGGTTTAGAGTATAAGTTCCCAATATAAAGTATCCCTAGAGAActgagaaagaatgagaaatttaAGAGGAAGCATTTTAGAGAAATGACAAGCTAGGATGAATGACATTCCcataaagaaatgtaattttctaACATGCAGGTTTAAAAGGTCCAGACGTAAAGAGTAGTACTCATTTTATCAATTAAGGCTCTTCTTACCTCTGTCTGTACACGGAGCTGGTTTGAAAGACCTTCTTTGTCCTGTAGTAACCTTCTTTCAGAATTCTTGAGCTTTTCCAATACATTCTTTACCTCTGAGAGTTCCTTATTAGGTTCTATAACTCCCTCTGACTGACCAAGGAATTCTCCTTTATGATGTCCCAGAGACTTaacctttgtatttttgttgggGATATCATGAGTTATAGCAGCTTTGGGAACTAATATTCTTACAGCTTTAACTTCCATTGCTTTTTCAGTGAGCATTTTCCCTAGCTgaagaactcctgggctctctgATGGAACTGCTTTCTTCCATGGACTCTGAAGACTATGATGCTTTCTAGATTGGACTCCAGAAGTAATTTCAACAGATTTAGGTGGTTCCtcagtttccattccatctccTGCTCCTCGGATTGGGGATGAAGTAACGGTGActaacaaaaaggaaacaaaacagaaacgaCTTACCAAAAAGAAATGCCAAGAAAATGCTAAGACATGCTACACCCTATATTCAAAATTACTGGCActaaaaagaatgcaaaaaaaaccagagaaaaaataattttcaaaacagtCATGTGTCAACAAAAGACACATGTTTAAACTTTCCTTCAGTAGACAAGAGATTTGGAATCAGAATATTTGGTTCTAACTTTTACTTTCTAGTATAACCCTGGGTAAATAACTTAATCTTCCATGAATCTCTATATCCTAATTTGCAAACTGGAGATCATAACAACTTTGCTATAGAATTTTGGTAAGAAGAAATGTAATAAGATCAAATGCTTGGCATACTGTAGACATTCAATAATGTTAGTcaaaaataaatgtcagctatatatttgcatatttgaaACCATCTACATCATAAGAGATTCATCTGTTTCGTGAACTCTTGGAGTAAGAGGAAGCAACATATATGTTACACtgaaaaatttattaagaaaagattCAATCCTATTCTTAGGCCTAACGGTTTATGTCCTGCTTACACAAGTGAAACTACACTGGATTGTCGGATTAAACATCCTTATACCTCACTTTTACCATATCATacccaaattattttattgttctctCATTCCCTCTAGTGgctttcaatttattttgagCACACTGTATTCCCAATAAAATGCCTTgaatgtagtgtgtgtgtgtatatatatatatatatatatatatataaaataaacaataaatgaatGTTAACAAGGGGAGGGACAAAAGTCGAGCACACAGATCAGTGACAATGGTTATAATGATGAATTCTGAGTGGTCACGGGCAGCAAACATGGTGCTGGGTACCTAATGTAGGCTAGACATTCTATGAGGTAAGACCACTATGCTTAAGAAATTTACTATCTAATTTAGGGGacaaaacacatatataaaaagataaaatgtattaCAGGATAATATATAATAAGTGTGCAGGTAAGtggtataaaaatatttcaatagaaaTTTTATGTCTATAGAAACATTAAGGACTATCATGAACTACTGATTGGTCTTCAGTGAATTCATCACTGTCCAGCCAaaccatatattatataatatatatattatatgtgtgtgtgtgtgtgtgcatgtgcatgtgtgtgtaatgtAATCTCCTAAAACAAAGACTTAAAACAGAATTCCTTTTATACTTGTAATAGTAATACATTTTGTAAGcttaacatattttttattttatggctaGAATATATTCCCTTCAAGTTAATATAGCATTTACTTTCTTATTATTCTACTGTTGAATATTTAGACTCTTTACAATTTTTCACTATAATAAATAAGGCTTTATTGAACACTTTTATGCCTACATATTTTTCTTAACTTCTgagttattttttcaaatacattcCCAAGCATAAAATTAATGGGTTTGGTGAAGATCTGTACGGCCAAAATGCCTTCCAAAATCACTCTACCAGTGTATCTGTGGATCTATGCCTAATAttcttactatttatttatttatttgcatgctCAATACCTATGATTTATATggcacttaaaaataaatgagaatacaTGTAAACTGTTTAGAATGGTATTTGACACAGTAAGCACTCATTAAATGTTAGGTCCtattgcttt
This portion of the Pongo abelii isolate AG06213 chromosome 1, NHGRI_mPonAbe1-v2.0_pri, whole genome shotgun sequence genome encodes:
- the BLZF1 gene encoding golgin-45 isoform X1 translates to MTTKNLETKVTVTSSPIRGAGDGMETEEPPKSVEITSGVQSRKHHSLQSPWKKAVPSESPGVLQLGKMLTEKAMEVKAVRILVPKAAITHDIPNKNTKVKSLGHHKGEFLGQSEGVIEPNKELSEVKNVLEKLKNSERRLLQDKEGLSNQLRVQTEVNRELKKLLVASVGDDLQYHFERLAREKNQLILENEALGRNTAQLSEQLERMSIQCDVWRSKFLASRVMADELTNSRAVLQRQNRDAHGAIQDLLSEREQFRQEMIATQKLLEELLVSLQWGREQTYSPSVQPHSTAELALTNHKLAKAVNSHLLGNVGINNQKKIPSTVEFCSTPAEKMAETVLRILDPVTCTESSPDDPFFESSPTTLLATKKNIGRFHPYTRYENITFNCCNHCQGELIAL